The Kozakia baliensis genome includes a region encoding these proteins:
- a CDS encoding cytochrome ubiquinol oxidase subunit I, protein MPEFTALSLARAQFAFTVGFHIVFPAFSIGLAAYLAVLEGLWLKTGRAAYIDLFKYWLRVFSIVFAMGVVSGLVMSYEFGTNWSQFAQKAGPILGPMLAYEVMTAFFLEAGFLGVMMFGLNRVGRGLHFAATCMVSIGTLISMSWILASNSWMQTPRGYTIEPGTGRFLPANWWEIVFNPSFPFRLVHMALAAFLCVAFIVGGVGAWHLLKARRLGREPTEPVRLMFSMAMWMAALVAPIQILAGDAHGLNTLKHQPAKIAAMEGDWESKGRAPELLFGIPDMKNETTHYKVEIPLVGSLILTHSLDGKVPGLKDFPKDQRPPAYIVFFSFRIMVAIGMLMALIGFYSLFLRWRGKFYTDKWLHRAALIMTPAGFIALLCGWVTTEVGRQPFTVYGLLRTADSVAPISLTNMAASMTGFVVIYFIVFAAGIGILVRNFAEEPHKGQEGPPDHQPHRAAGTTQVSHNPAE, encoded by the coding sequence ATGCCGGAGTTTACAGCTTTAAGCCTTGCGCGCGCGCAATTCGCTTTTACGGTGGGCTTTCACATCGTCTTTCCAGCCTTTTCCATCGGCTTAGCGGCCTATCTGGCCGTGCTGGAAGGATTATGGCTCAAAACCGGGCGCGCAGCCTATATCGATCTGTTCAAATATTGGCTGCGGGTTTTCTCCATCGTGTTCGCGATGGGGGTCGTCTCCGGTTTGGTCATGTCCTACGAATTCGGCACGAATTGGTCTCAATTCGCGCAGAAAGCCGGGCCGATTTTGGGGCCTATGTTGGCTTATGAGGTTATGACCGCGTTCTTTCTGGAAGCGGGCTTCCTTGGGGTCATGATGTTCGGCCTCAACCGCGTCGGGCGTGGTTTGCATTTCGCCGCCACCTGTATGGTGTCGATCGGCACACTGATCTCAATGAGTTGGATTCTTGCTTCCAACTCATGGATGCAAACGCCCCGCGGCTATACCATCGAGCCGGGTACCGGCCGCTTCCTTCCGGCAAATTGGTGGGAAATCGTCTTCAACCCCTCCTTTCCGTTCCGTCTCGTGCATATGGCTTTGGCGGCCTTCCTCTGCGTTGCGTTCATCGTAGGGGGCGTCGGGGCTTGGCATTTGCTCAAGGCACGCCGTCTCGGGCGCGAACCGACGGAACCGGTGCGTTTGATGTTCTCCATGGCGATGTGGATGGCGGCGCTCGTCGCGCCGATCCAGATTTTGGCGGGCGATGCGCATGGGCTGAACACCTTAAAGCACCAACCTGCCAAAATCGCCGCTATGGAAGGCGATTGGGAATCCAAAGGCCGCGCGCCGGAACTGCTTTTCGGCATCCCGGACATGAAGAACGAGACCACACATTATAAGGTGGAAATTCCATTGGTCGGTTCTCTGATCCTGACGCATAGCCTGGACGGAAAAGTTCCGGGACTGAAGGATTTTCCGAAGGACCAGCGCCCGCCAGCCTATATCGTGTTCTTCTCATTCCGCATCATGGTGGCGATCGGCATGTTGATGGCGCTGATCGGGTTCTATTCGCTATTCCTGCGGTGGCGCGGCAAATTCTATACCGACAAATGGCTGCATCGCGCGGCGTTGATCATGACGCCCGCCGGTTTCATCGCCCTCCTTTGCGGTTGGGTGACGACAGAAGTCGGGCGGCAGCCTTTCACGGTCTATGGCTTGCTGCGCACGGCCGACAGCGTCGCGCCGATCTCATTGACGAACATGGCGGCGTCCATGACGGGCTTCGTGGTAATCTACTTCATCGTGTTCGCTGCGGGCATTGGCATTTTAGTGCGTAATTTCGCGGAAGAACCACATAAAGGCCAAGAAGGGCCGCCGGATCATCAACCCCATCGCGCGGCGGGCACTACCCAAGTTTCCCACAACCCGGCGGAGTAA
- the cydB gene encoding cytochrome d ubiquinol oxidase subunit II, with protein MSNAAYWLPIVWAVLSALAIFLYICLDGFDLGIGILFLGEKDQGHRNTMVNTVAPVWDGNETWMVFGGAALYGVFPVAYGTILPALYLPVLFMLLALILRGVAFEFRFKAEVHGLLNRSFWDTAFCFGSLVAAMAQGIILGALIMGIKIQNHTFVGSAWDWFAPFPLFCGVAVAFGYALLGATWLIWRTETDLQTTMRRLAGILGISMLVLIAIVSFWTPYLHATYMQKWTVWPRILFVAPVPVAVVAVAATFFLSLRGKRAKLTPFLCALAWFFLCFSGLGINIWPYIVPPTMTIWDASAPPTSQIFLLVGAAILLPIIMSYTAYSYYVFRGTVTADQNYH; from the coding sequence ATGAGCAATGCTGCCTACTGGTTGCCGATCGTCTGGGCCGTGCTCTCGGCGCTGGCGATCTTCCTCTATATCTGCCTCGACGGGTTCGATCTGGGTATCGGCATTCTTTTCCTGGGTGAAAAAGACCAGGGCCACCGCAATACGATGGTCAATACCGTAGCGCCTGTCTGGGACGGCAACGAAACCTGGATGGTCTTCGGCGGGGCCGCGCTCTACGGCGTATTTCCCGTAGCGTATGGCACGATCTTGCCCGCGCTTTATCTGCCGGTCCTGTTCATGCTGCTAGCGCTTATCCTGCGCGGGGTCGCGTTCGAATTTCGGTTCAAGGCCGAAGTGCACGGATTGCTCAATCGCTCTTTCTGGGACACGGCATTCTGTTTCGGCTCATTGGTAGCAGCCATGGCGCAAGGTATTATTCTCGGCGCTTTGATTATGGGCATTAAGATCCAGAACCATACCTTCGTCGGCAGCGCGTGGGATTGGTTTGCGCCGTTTCCGCTCTTTTGTGGCGTCGCCGTCGCCTTTGGTTATGCCTTGCTGGGCGCAACATGGCTGATCTGGCGAACGGAGACCGATCTGCAAACCACCATGCGCAGGCTGGCCGGGATACTGGGCATCAGCATGTTGGTCCTGATCGCCATCGTTTCGTTCTGGACGCCTTACCTCCACGCGACCTATATGCAGAAATGGACGGTCTGGCCGCGTATTCTGTTCGTGGCGCCGGTGCCGGTCGCCGTCGTTGCGGTCGCCGCGACGTTCTTCCTCTCGCTGCGCGGCAAGCGTGCGAAACTGACGCCGTTCCTTTGCGCTTTGGCTTGGTTCTTCCTGTGCTTTTCGGGGCTTGGAATCAATATCTGGCCCTATATCGTCCCCCCCACTATGACGATCTGGGACGCTTCGGCACCGCCCACTAGCCAGATTTTCCTATTGGTCGGCGCCGCAATCCTGTTGCCGATCATCATGAGCTATACGGCCTATTCCTATTACGTCTTCCGCGGCACGGTCACCGCGGACCAGAATTACCATTGA
- a CDS encoding DUF2474 domain-containing protein, giving the protein MAMPEPSPSPLIRILWFVGLWAAGVLTVGIGAELLKLIIFRQW; this is encoded by the coding sequence ATGGCCATGCCCGAACCCAGCCCCTCGCCGCTGATCCGTATCCTATGGTTCGTAGGATTATGGGCGGCAGGGGTTCTGACGGTCGGGATCGGGGCGGAACTGCTGAAGCTGATTATTTTCCGTCAGTGGTGA
- a CDS encoding HAD family hydrolase, with translation MSDKFDIGAYKFRAIIFDCDGTLANTGPVHYLAFSHAFNDIGLDMPEDWYRQRAGLSRGKLFDAFRQEKDTEFDSDEMASKSEKIYRDHIDRVTENRFVADIARHESGRVPMAVASAGQRAIVEATLKTIGLRDLFDQVVTVEEVQRPKPAPDLFLLAAKRLNTSPEDCLVFEDSDEGLEAARNAGMQVVDVRPFTTDGK, from the coding sequence ATGAGCGATAAATTCGATATCGGTGCCTATAAATTCCGTGCCATTATTTTCGATTGCGACGGCACCTTGGCCAATACCGGCCCAGTGCATTATCTGGCCTTCAGCCATGCCTTTAATGACATTGGCCTCGATATGCCTGAGGATTGGTATCGCCAACGCGCAGGTTTGTCGCGCGGTAAGCTTTTCGACGCATTCCGGCAGGAGAAAGATACGGAATTCGATTCCGACGAAATGGCGTCGAAGAGTGAGAAAATTTATCGGGACCATATCGACCGCGTGACCGAGAACCGCTTCGTGGCCGATATCGCACGGCATGAGAGCGGGCGCGTTCCCATGGCCGTCGCTTCAGCGGGCCAGCGCGCCATCGTCGAGGCGACGCTCAAGACGATCGGCTTGCGTGATCTTTTCGATCAGGTCGTTACAGTGGAGGAGGTTCAACGTCCCAAGCCCGCGCCGGATCTGTTTTTGCTGGCTGCCAAGCGTTTGAATACATCCCCTGAGGATTGCCTGGTTTTCGAAGATAGCGATGAAGGGCTGGAAGCCGCCAGGAATGCGGGCATGCAAGTCGTGGACGTACGCCCGTTCACCACTGACGGAAAATAA
- the gloB gene encoding hydroxyacylglutathione hydrolase: protein MTLNIQAIPVLSDNYAWLLHDTAQNVRAIVDPGEAGPIESVLGDAQLDWILLTHHHADHTAGTDALRRRYGARVAGAASERRRLPQLDLALSDGDTLMIGAERGEVIATPGHADGHISYYFASVPALFSGDALFSLGCGRLLEGSAAQLFESLHRYDRLPDDTLVYCGHEYTKSNAAFARYVDPDNSVLKARAAEVERLRAALCPTVPSRLGEERAANPFLRAKTVEEFARLRREKDNF from the coding sequence ATGACGCTCAACATTCAAGCTATTCCCGTTCTTTCGGACAATTATGCCTGGCTTTTGCACGATACGGCACAAAATGTGCGCGCTATCGTCGATCCTGGCGAGGCCGGGCCGATCGAATCTGTTCTGGGTGACGCCCAACTGGATTGGATTTTGCTTACCCATCACCATGCCGATCATACGGCTGGAACCGACGCATTGCGCCGTCGCTATGGCGCGCGCGTAGCGGGGGCAGCATCCGAACGGCGGCGGCTGCCGCAACTCGATCTGGCGCTTTCTGACGGCGATACGTTGATGATCGGGGCGGAGCGTGGGGAAGTTATCGCCACGCCTGGCCATGCGGATGGCCATATCTCCTATTATTTTGCTTCGGTCCCGGCGCTTTTCAGTGGCGATGCTTTGTTCAGCCTGGGATGCGGGCGCTTGCTGGAGGGCAGTGCGGCGCAGCTTTTCGAGTCTCTGCATCGGTATGATCGGTTGCCGGACGATACGCTCGTTTATTGCGGGCATGAATATACCAAATCCAACGCGGCTTTCGCCCGTTATGTCGATCCCGACAATAGCGTTTTAAAGGCGCGCGCAGCGGAAGTTGAACGTCTGCGCGCTGCTTTATGCCCTACTGTGCCGTCTCGCCTGGGCGAGGAACGCGCCGCCAACCCCTTCCTACGCGCCAAAACAGTAGAAGAATTTGCCCGGCTACGCCGCGAGAAAGACAATTTCTGA
- a CDS encoding methyltransferase domain-containing protein yields MLMRSDPNRLLDAAAFYESLRGRRATHLVTERLKALLPDPARKRILGLGYAQPFLAHWPGLASAGWVGSARLKTSMTQRPPRLPDADWMRRDCIVASDCLPFDDLSLDVILVVHGLELAGQAPLLRAAWKALADDGVMILVVPNRSGFWAHDDSTPFGYGTPYSAGQLDRLLARAMFRAEQTATVLAVPPPILRLGKRTAGFIDRIGCVAGRRLGGLHLVVARKDLYAGLPLQPEKATLPLPRQVADMAHARRCSMREHS; encoded by the coding sequence ATGTTAATGCGTTCCGACCCAAACCGTCTCCTCGACGCCGCAGCTTTTTACGAAAGTCTTCGCGGAAGGCGAGCAACTCATCTCGTCACCGAGCGACTGAAAGCGCTTCTACCCGATCCCGCCCGTAAACGTATTTTAGGGCTGGGATATGCACAGCCCTTCCTAGCGCATTGGCCTGGACTCGCCAGCGCGGGGTGGGTCGGCTCCGCACGGCTGAAAACCTCCATGACGCAGCGCCCACCACGGCTGCCCGATGCGGATTGGATGCGGCGCGACTGTATAGTCGCCTCGGATTGCCTGCCGTTCGACGATCTGAGCCTGGATGTCATTCTCGTCGTGCATGGGTTGGAATTGGCCGGGCAAGCGCCCTTGCTGCGCGCGGCCTGGAAGGCGTTGGCGGATGATGGCGTGATGATCCTGGTCGTGCCCAATCGCTCGGGCTTTTGGGCGCATGACGATTCGACACCTTTCGGATACGGAACGCCCTATTCGGCGGGCCAACTCGACCGCCTGCTGGCGCGCGCCATGTTCCGGGCTGAACAAACCGCCACGGTCCTGGCCGTGCCGCCGCCGATTTTACGCCTGGGCAAACGAACGGCAGGGTTTATCGACCGTATCGGATGCGTGGCGGGACGCCGCTTGGGCGGCCTGCATCTGGTGGTGGCGCGTAAGGATCTTTACGCGGGCTTACCGTTGCAGCCGGAAAAGGCTACATTACCTTTGCCGCGCCAAGTCGCGGATATGGCGCATGCGCGCCGCTGTTCCATGCGCGAACATTCTTGA
- a CDS encoding phosphatidylserine decarboxylase, which translates to MSLIQSIKSVLSPPHRAALPFLAITGGVTLLGRATPWRVTRWIGNIALAGFGFCLYFFRDPKRFPPPRADLALAPADGRVVSVELATPPASLGMGAEPVWRVATFLSVLNVHINRMPAAGRVTKISYHPGQFLNASLDKASDLNERNEVLLTLQDGRQMAVVQIAGLIARRIVCYVEEGTPVEAGERFGLIRFGSRTDLYLPPGVTPLVSAGQIMIGGETVIAHL; encoded by the coding sequence ATGTCGCTGATCCAATCCATCAAATCCGTCCTCTCGCCTCCGCATCGCGCGGCATTGCCTTTTCTGGCCATCACCGGCGGCGTAACGCTGCTCGGACGCGCGACGCCTTGGCGCGTGACACGCTGGATCGGCAATATCGCGCTGGCCGGTTTCGGCTTCTGCCTCTATTTCTTCCGCGATCCGAAGCGTTTCCCGCCGCCGCGCGCCGATCTGGCGTTGGCCCCTGCGGATGGCCGCGTCGTCTCCGTGGAACTGGCTACCCCGCCAGCATCGCTCGGCATGGGCGCCGAGCCGGTATGGCGCGTGGCAACGTTCCTTTCCGTGCTGAACGTGCATATAAACCGCATGCCCGCCGCCGGACGCGTGACGAAAATCTCCTACCATCCGGGGCAGTTCCTCAACGCCAGCCTGGATAAGGCATCGGACCTCAACGAACGCAACGAGGTGCTTCTAACATTGCAGGACGGACGCCAGATGGCGGTGGTGCAGATCGCCGGGCTGATCGCGCGCCGCATCGTCTGCTACGTCGAGGAAGGCACGCCGGTAGAAGCCGGAGAACGTTTCGGCCTGATCCGCTTCGGGTCCAGAACCGATCTGTATCTTCCCCCCGGCGTCACGCCGCTGGTGAGCGCAGGGCAGATCATGATCGGCGGCGAAACCGTCATCGCGCATCTGTAA
- a CDS encoding CDP-alcohol phosphatidyltransferase family protein, translating to MRGPSFNRVIPNMLTMLGLCAGLSGIRFGLEHRFSHAAVALLIAACIDGLDGRIARMLHGTSRFGAEFDSLSDFVCFGVAPSFLLFLWSLDHSGRYAFVPCVMFTVCMALRLARFNASLDDEEKPEYSYNFFTGVPAPAGAGLAMFPIFLGLECKKLGWENLEAFARAPIVAAVSLTLTAALLVSTLPVWSFKNFKIPSPYVLPLMLGTGIYAAVLVADPWGALAAAGVIYLAMLPFSRRSFHHLRAEAEAMSEDVEEDVPESSARPTLQPEQRA from the coding sequence GTGCGCGGACCTTCGTTTAACCGCGTCATCCCGAACATGCTAACCATGCTAGGCCTCTGCGCGGGGCTGAGCGGCATACGTTTCGGATTGGAACATCGCTTTTCCCACGCCGCCGTGGCGTTGCTGATTGCAGCCTGCATCGACGGGCTGGACGGGCGTATCGCGCGGATGCTGCACGGAACCTCGCGTTTCGGGGCAGAGTTCGACAGCCTTTCGGATTTCGTCTGCTTCGGCGTCGCCCCCTCTTTCCTGCTGTTTTTATGGTCGCTGGATCATAGCGGGCGCTACGCTTTCGTGCCGTGCGTGATGTTCACCGTCTGCATGGCGCTGCGTTTGGCGCGATTCAACGCCAGCCTCGACGATGAGGAAAAGCCGGAATATTCCTATAATTTCTTCACTGGCGTTCCAGCGCCCGCAGGAGCGGGACTAGCGATGTTTCCGATCTTCTTAGGGTTGGAGTGCAAAAAACTCGGCTGGGAAAATCTGGAAGCCTTCGCGCGTGCGCCAATCGTGGCTGCGGTATCTCTCACACTGACGGCGGCTTTGCTCGTTTCTACGCTGCCGGTGTGGTCGTTCAAGAATTTCAAAATCCCCTCCCCTTATGTGTTGCCCTTGATGTTGGGGACAGGAATTTACGCGGCGGTTCTCGTGGCCGACCCATGGGGCGCATTGGCGGCGGCAGGCGTAATTTATCTGGCCATGCTCCCATTCAGCCGCCGCAGCTTCCACCACCTCAGGGCCGAGGCGGAAGCGATGAGCGAGGATGTGGAGGAAGACGTGCCCGAATCCTCCGCCCGGCCTACGCTACAGCCGGAACAACGGGCGTAA
- a CDS encoding ion channel, which translates to MDAERRFRAHVLQERGGQQDVIRTGLADSIWTDLYHHTLTASWSEFIGWSVLLYLSTNLVFALLYRITSANITGVPDHNLLDLFFFSVQTLSTVGYGVMAPVGRVANTIVSVEALGGMMINALATGAVFARFSRPRARIIFSRQAVISSENNTPALCIRIANCRKSMVLSLDVELALSRLVMGENSHPVRRFIPMTLLQSHVPVLRFAFVLAHVIDEQSPLYGRTASELETDEAEIVVTVTGTDEATGQGVLARTAYSFDRVLHDHRFVDIIDVRPDGGLAVDYARFHDIEQETARQS; encoded by the coding sequence ATCGATGCCGAGCGCCGCTTCCGCGCTCATGTTCTGCAAGAGCGCGGCGGCCAGCAGGACGTTATCCGCACTGGCTTGGCGGACAGTATCTGGACCGATCTCTACCATCATACGCTGACTGCCTCGTGGAGCGAGTTCATCGGCTGGTCCGTTCTGCTCTATCTGAGCACCAACCTAGTCTTCGCCCTGCTTTATCGTATCACCTCGGCCAACATCACCGGGGTGCCCGATCATAATCTGCTCGATCTGTTTTTCTTCAGCGTGCAGACGCTTTCGACCGTGGGTTATGGCGTCATGGCCCCGGTTGGCCGGGTCGCCAACACCATCGTCTCTGTCGAAGCGCTAGGTGGCATGATGATCAACGCCTTGGCGACCGGTGCGGTATTCGCGCGCTTTTCCCGGCCCAGGGCACGGATTATTTTCAGCCGCCAAGCCGTCATCAGTTCCGAGAACAACACGCCCGCCTTATGCATCCGTATCGCGAATTGCCGCAAAAGCATGGTGCTGTCGCTCGATGTGGAATTAGCCTTGTCTCGGCTGGTTATGGGGGAGAACAGCCATCCGGTGCGGCGCTTCATTCCGATGACTTTGCTCCAATCGCACGTGCCCGTGCTGCGCTTCGCCTTCGTCCTGGCGCATGTGATTGATGAACAAAGCCCGCTCTATGGGCGAACGGCAAGTGAATTGGAGACGGATGAGGCCGAAATCGTTGTCACCGTCACCGGAACGGACGAAGCCACAGGGCAGGGCGTTCTGGCGCGCACAGCCTATAGCTTCGACCGCGTCCTGCACGACCACCGCTTCGTGGACATTATCGACGTGCGCCCCGATGGCGGCTTGGCTGTCGATTATGCTCGTTTCCACGATATCGAGCAGGAAACCGCTCGTCAGAGTTAA
- the gltX gene encoding glutamate--tRNA ligase — MKLRFAPSPTGYLHVGNARLAIANALFARRHGGKFLLRIDDTDTGRSKPEYEQGIKTDLQWLGLDWDELEYQSQRLDRYAAAIEALKVSGRLYPCFESEQELAAKREARLRARKPPIYDRAMLRLTPEQRSRAEANGKVPYWRFKLSDGSKKWNDLVMGECSVKLTAISDPVLVRADGTVLYTLASVVDDIELGVTHIVRGEDHVTNTGVQLDIIEALGGKSKKFTFAHLPLLLDEGGGKLSKRFDALSLRALRHDGMEPEAVVSYLSRIGSSEDPTPMTLQQAIDSYDLSHISRSAARFDMHQLLGLNRKMLHDMPFEEIRTRLPEGATEAFWQAIRGNIDLTSEIGHWWTVVQGDIVPPSMPDDSAFLTQAAEILPEEPWGAQTWKEWTSKLKEVSGRSGKNLFRPLRLALTGEEAGPELHALIQLMGRARVLQRLQEAVSQ; from the coding sequence ATGAAACTGCGCTTCGCTCCCAGCCCTACCGGCTATCTGCACGTTGGCAACGCCCGTCTGGCCATCGCCAATGCCCTGTTCGCCCGCCGTCATGGCGGAAAATTCCTCCTTCGGATTGACGATACGGACACCGGTCGTTCGAAACCGGAATACGAACAAGGAATTAAAACCGATCTGCAATGGCTCGGGCTGGATTGGGACGAACTGGAATACCAGTCCCAGCGGCTGGACCGCTATGCGGCTGCGATCGAAGCGCTGAAAGTCTCCGGTCGGCTTTATCCTTGCTTTGAGAGCGAGCAGGAACTGGCGGCCAAGCGCGAAGCACGTCTGCGCGCCCGTAAACCGCCAATCTACGATCGCGCCATGCTGAGACTCACGCCGGAACAGCGTTCTCGCGCCGAAGCCAACGGCAAAGTGCCGTACTGGCGCTTCAAGCTGAGCGACGGCAGCAAAAAATGGAACGATCTGGTGATGGGCGAGTGTTCTGTGAAGCTCACCGCCATCTCCGATCCCGTGCTCGTGCGTGCCGACGGCACCGTGCTCTACACTCTGGCCTCGGTCGTGGACGATATCGAACTGGGCGTGACCCACATTGTCCGTGGAGAGGATCACGTCACCAACACCGGTGTGCAGCTCGACATCATCGAAGCGTTGGGCGGCAAGTCCAAGAAATTCACTTTCGCCCATCTGCCGCTCTTGCTCGATGAAGGTGGCGGTAAGCTCTCCAAACGTTTCGATGCGCTTTCCCTGCGCGCCCTGCGCCATGATGGCATGGAGCCGGAAGCCGTCGTCTCCTATCTTTCACGCATCGGCAGCTCGGAAGACCCGACGCCCATGACGCTGCAACAGGCGATCGACAGCTACGATCTCTCCCATATCTCGCGTTCCGCCGCACGGTTCGACATGCATCAGCTTCTGGGCCTGAACCGGAAGATGCTGCATGACATGCCGTTCGAGGAAATTCGCACGCGTTTGCCCGAGGGTGCGACGGAGGCGTTCTGGCAGGCCATTCGCGGCAATATCGATTTGACGAGCGAGATCGGTCATTGGTGGACTGTGGTGCAGGGCGACATCGTGCCGCCTTCCATGCCGGACGATTCCGCCTTCCTCACTCAAGCGGCCGAAATCCTGCCCGAAGAACCGTGGGGTGCGCAGACCTGGAAGGAATGGACTTCCAAACTCAAGGAAGTCTCGGGTCGTAGCGGAAAAAATTTGTTCCGTCCGCTGCGTCTGGCGCTGACCGGCGAGGAAGCCGGGCCGGAATTGCACGCCCTGATCCAGCTTATGGGCCGCGCCCGCGTCTTGCAACGGCTGCAAGAAGCCGTGAGCCAATAA
- a CDS encoding beta/alpha barrel domain-containing protein: MSGARHLGIERALDQAFGPHKSLTESEIAARTDSYFNRTRDIVAHYGDCRVTYAFFIRRPVVAAYGLMQRWLENVAQKQGFDFEIVPVFEEGAWVGAGEPLFYLTGSFTALAPLETLLLQKLGAACVAAHNAYQMALALPHVAFLAMEARHCAGFEMQEMMAYAAAVGSDAAKGEGARGFIGNANDATAAFFGIEHGLGTMPHALIGYAGSTVRAAEMYREVFPDDALTILVDYFGQEITDALAVCRRFPDLASQGRINVRLDTHGGRFLETLDPQSSYAVLERHTPGTIRRYRSDRELRDLVGTGVSAAAIWRMREALNEEGFEAVKIIVSSGFGIEKCMAMRDAHAPIDVVGSGSFIPSQWNETYATADVVAYEGVPRVKVGREFLLTQAEARRKGQ; this comes from the coding sequence ATGAGCGGCGCGCGGCATCTCGGCATCGAGCGCGCGTTGGATCAGGCATTCGGCCCGCACAAATCGCTGACCGAGTCCGAGATCGCCGCGCGCACGGATTCATACTTCAACCGAACGCGGGATATCGTCGCCCATTACGGTGATTGTCGCGTCACTTATGCGTTTTTCATACGTCGCCCCGTAGTGGCGGCGTATGGGTTGATGCAGCGTTGGCTGGAAAATGTCGCCCAAAAGCAGGGTTTCGATTTTGAGATCGTGCCCGTGTTCGAGGAAGGCGCTTGGGTAGGGGCGGGTGAGCCGCTTTTCTATCTGACGGGTTCTTTCACCGCGTTAGCGCCGCTGGAAACCCTGCTTTTGCAAAAACTCGGTGCGGCCTGTGTTGCTGCGCATAACGCCTATCAGATGGCGTTGGCGTTGCCGCATGTGGCGTTTTTGGCGATGGAAGCGCGCCATTGCGCTGGTTTTGAAATGCAGGAGATGATGGCATATGCCGCAGCCGTGGGGTCCGATGCCGCTAAAGGAGAAGGCGCGCGCGGCTTCATCGGCAACGCCAACGACGCCACCGCCGCCTTTTTCGGCATTGAGCACGGGCTGGGCACCATGCCTCATGCTTTGATCGGTTATGCCGGGAGCACGGTACGGGCGGCGGAAATGTATCGGGAGGTGTTTCCTGATGATGCCCTGACGATATTGGTCGATTATTTCGGCCAGGAAATTACCGACGCCCTTGCGGTTTGCCGTCGCTTTCCCGATCTGGCCTCTCAGGGGCGCATTAACGTGCGGCTCGACACGCATGGCGGGCGCTTCCTCGAAACCCTGGACCCGCAAAGTTCGTATGCCGTCTTGGAACGCCACACGCCGGGTACTATCCGGCGTTACCGGTCGGACCGGGAACTACGCGATCTGGTGGGCACCGGCGTTTCCGCCGCAGCGATCTGGCGGATGCGCGAAGCTTTGAACGAAGAGGGTTTCGAAGCGGTGAAGATCATCGTTTCTTCTGGCTTTGGCATTGAAAAATGCATGGCGATGCGCGATGCGCACGCTCCGATCGATGTGGTCGGGTCTGGCTCCTTCATTCCGAGCCAATGGAATGAAACCTATGCCACGGCGGATGTGGTTGCCTATGAAGGCGTTCCGCGCGTGAAGGTCGGGCGCGAATTCTTGCTCACGCAAGCCGAAGCCCGGCGGAAGGGACAATAA